The DNA window TGGTGTAAAGCGTAGATTTAATGAAAAGGAATGGTACACAAATATTCTAATTGATGATTACGCTCATCATCCAACTGAAATAAAAGCTACTCTTGAAGCGACTAGAGCGAAATATCCTGATAAACAAATCGTGGCTGTGTTCCAGCCCCACACATTCACAAGAACAGCTAAGTTCTTAGAGGAGTTTGCGGAGAGTCTTGTGACGGCTGATGACGTTTATTTATGCGATATTTTTGGATCTGCAAGAGAGCAGGATCAATCATTAACGGTTCAGGCTCTAATTGATCGTATTCCTTCTTCCAAGCTTATCTCTGAAGAAACGATCAACCAGTTAGATCAATATACAGGAGCTGTGATTCTTTTTATGGGAGCAGGAGACATTCAGAAGCTACAAATGGCCTTTGAAGATTCATTTATCTTAATGGATAAAAAGGCTGAGTAGGAGACAACGTATGAAATGAGGGAAGACGGGTAAACTTATGGAAATCCTTAAATTTTATATAGGAGGTCTGTAGGTTGATGGATAAGAAGATGAGGTTAATTCAGCTTATCGATAGCTTTAAACAACATTCGTTTTCTATGCCGGCGGAGCTATCCTCCCTCTTTTTAGAAATAGAGCAAAAGCTTAATCATTACAGCTTAGAAAAGGTAGAAGATAAGGCCATTCATGTTGAGACTCAGCCTGCTCAGAATAATCTGTTTGAAGCTGAAGATCTGTACAATCTGCTTTATAGGGCTTATCCTTTGATGAATGAGTTAGCAAAGCAGAATTCAGTGTATCAGTTCGAACTGCTTCAAGCGTTAAATCAATTACGCGGTGAGCTAGGAATGGCCACGGATTTACCGATTGATTTACAATAATTACTGAAAAACGCAACGATGTTATATGTTGTGTTTTTTTATTTTGCGTGCCAAGGAAAGAAGAGCAGCGGAAAGCCGTATGAGGGAAAACCTCACGAACGGTAGATGAGGAGGAACTGGAATGAGTAAAAGCGACCTTATACTCTCCAAAAGCTTTTCAGTTCTTCACTTTACTCGAATTTTTGTTTTTATAGTAAAGAAAAGTGTTTAAAAGGGACTGAAAAGTGGTATTGTTTTTAGTAAGCAAAGTGTTCATTGAAGAAATCCTTGATCTGTTTAAAAAATTTAAAGGAATCAGTGGTCCAATGTAGAAAGTGTATCATAGAAGAGACATGCAGAGAGGAGGATCAGTGAGTGGATCTTATTGGAATAAGTGTCGCCATTATAGCTATAGCATTTGCCGCGTTAGTCATCTTTCTAATTAAAACCCTAACATCTGTGAGAAATACGTTGGATCAGGTCAATCAAACGATGCTTGAGATGAAGGGACAGGTTGATAACCTAAGTACAGAAGCTACTGAGCTCATTCGTAGCACAAATGAAATTACGGCAGATATCAAAAATAAAACACAAAAGCTAGATGGAATATTTCATTCTATTGAAGACCTTGGTGTGGCATCCCAGCAAATGACAGCATCAATTAAGCAGGTATCAACTACGATTTCTAGTCGGGTAAAGCAAATGACGGAAGTACCACCACAGGGAAAAACAGATAAGCTATCGGAAATGTTCAAATACGTCACGGCAGGGGTGAAGCTGTGGCAAA is part of the Bacillus horti genome and encodes:
- a CDS encoding DUF948 domain-containing protein; the protein is MDLIGISVAIIAIAFAALVIFLIKTLTSVRNTLDQVNQTMLEMKGQVDNLSTEATELIRSTNEITADIKNKTQKLDGIFHSIEDLGVASQQMTASIKQVSTTISSRVKQMTEVPPQGKTDKLSEMFKYVTAGVKLWQSWQERKAQKEEQVHTQEASVSDHIKM